In the genome of Epinephelus moara isolate mb chromosome 14, YSFRI_EMoa_1.0, whole genome shotgun sequence, the window CAGCCAGGGCAAtcagcagctctgcagacaCTTTGAGCTTCCTGAGGAACCCCAGACCTGCGGACTTGAGCGAGCTCGgctgtgctgcagctgctgcattgGACCCACCGGCTGCGGAGGAGGCTCCTTACGTGAacaaataaaagacagtaaATTCACTCTGAGAACAGTCCTGTGGTGATTCAACCTTTGGCGCTTAGTTTGACCGTTGCCTCTGCTACACTGGAACAAGTGTTATTTTTGAGTTTCTAATGTATTCTTACATATTTAATTTGTTCTTTTACAGTCAGACTCAATTCACATAGTATATAACATTGCACAGTGGCACGCAGGTTAAATATGATCACAATTTCAAAGAGGCTACGTTCGTAAGTGCTATGGGAAAGCGCTGTGTACAGGTATTTTTTGCTCTTTTTCAGTGTTCCTTGCTTGCCCTACACCTTTAATGTGATGCCAGGGATCAGCACGCCCAGGACCCCTGCCTGCCACCCAGCACACAATGCACCGGACCCAGATTCCTGTCCCTGtgggtggtgggcccacagggcaATGGCTCCATACTATTTATTCGGGCTGAGCCCAATGGAGCCCCATGACCCAAGGCACGGCCTGCATCCCTGACTAGGATGCCAAGGtgcctcctgttggaggtgttctggaCACGTCCAACTCGTacacccagaacacactggagggataacatatctcatctggcctgggaacgccttgggatcccccaggaggagctggaaagcattgctgggtagagggatgtctggggtgctttgcttggcctgctgcccccatgatcCGGTCCGGATAAATTggtgaaaatggatggacggacCTTCAATGCATGGATGGATGTGCAAGggcctttttaaaaatactagAACCTGACAAATAAATCGACATGACCAATATATCCAGATTGCAATATTTCAGCATGTGCATGTATGACTTCACTGAAGTGTGTCAGAAGGCTgactcattatttttgttttttaatcgtAAAATGTCGCATTACATATCTTGGTCACAATTCTTTAATTATTACATTAAACAGACCcttcaaaaatgtttgtttatgttatgtGTATCtgtacaaacaaaataatattggctaattgtttttaattgatttattataCTTTTAAAAGTTGATATAAGTATTGACAGGGTCTTTAAAGTGGAGgatcttgtgtgttttgttcaCTTAAATAAGCAAATAAGATCGTTAAAGTTCTAAAAAACATCCCTAGTTATTACACGTGGAGAGTTTAAGACTCAATAACTCATCTAAActgcttcatcaggactgtTTGGATGTGTTTCGATCACACGGACCGGATTGACAGTGGTCTTGAATCATACGCAAACTCTAAATGGAGCACAACCAACTTCAGTTCAGTAAGAAATGcaaggacaaaaacacaaacacagaaatctcTTAGGTAAAAAACTATACAAAACTTCTCAAACTTCTCACACTTGCACAGAGTAGAAAGTCAGTTAAGAAATTAGGGTTTTAGGACCTTTGAGTGACGACGTGGTTTAGCAACTGATTAATAACGATTAACCACAGTGAATATTACTTTGTCAAGATATTAccttgtaaaaaacaaactaagaATATTCACTAGCTCTAAATCTATAGTTCTCCCATCTATTCAGAGCTAGCAACAACGCATAACATTGACACGGTAACATGGTTTAGTCAAATCCCTGAGTTTCCTGTAGCATGTTTGGGACGATAGTGCCCTTCCATAGCCACCTTTCCAGTCTCGTCACACTCATCCTCAACACACTGCAGCTAAGCCCCGACAGGTGAAAGATATTTCCTTTGTGCTCAAAAGGATTAAACTTTACATCACGGAGAGTGTGTCTGTATTTCCATTTATCAAATGACAACCTGTCCACCGCATGTGAACTATTGAGACTATATTTTGTCAGATTAAAGACCAGAAAAGACTGTAATCATGTCTCATTCTCATTTCATCAGATCCAAACATATACGCACATGATTCCCATCTGTTTAGTCCAGTGGAAAATTCATGTGATGGCATTTAGTGACATCCTCACCATCGTCAACACACGTACTTTCCAACATGGACCTGGTGCCAAGGTGTTAGAGACACCTTCCAACTGTGAATGAACTCTTAGCATGCCTGACTCATGATTCACTTCCTCATATACAAATGCTGAGATATGAAAAAACTCAAAACAGTCCCTTCAGAATTATTCAGGACGGTCAGATGGTGTCAGTATTTTACCACAAATGTGCGCTGAGTTTAAATGACACCACTTGTTATTGCTCAGTACATTCAAGTCCTGAAGCTTcatcaaacaaaacatttggttGGAAAACTTGTTTGCTCAAAAACTAATGAGAAGTTCAGGCTtatttttaaatagaaaaagtTGCAAAGCAGAGGTCAGCCCCAGCAGCAGTCACGTCTGTCATAGGAGAGCAATGCTAATACTCTGGCTACATGATATCCTGTATTTATAGCAACCTACTTTCAACACATTTTCCTTAGAGGACGCACCCTATGAAAACACCATCATTAAGTTATTACAAAGCTATATGACTTAGGCTCTCTGTTGTGTAGCAGACAGTATATGttgtttatttcagtgttgATGCAGGTGTAACAGTCCTACCTTCAGCCATGGTGATATGCAGACAATTTCAGTTATAGTCCTTTGAGTTGGGGGCAAAGCCTCCTCATGCAGAAGTGAATGGACAATCACAGCTTCAGTAGGAATCCAATCAGCATCCACTTATCTGTAAAAAGTGTCCTAGTCAATTGAATTATTCCATTTCCACTCTTGTTGTCTGATTTGTATAATCCTCAGGTTGGTCTTCTTGAAGATTTAACAAAAATGAAGAAAGATTTTCAGGTGTTGCAGAATTTGGAGCTGCCAATGCGGCAGCATTGCAGAGGGGGGTCTGGGGACGGTGGGGCAAAGGAAAGCTAGGCAGGGGAAGGAAAGAGCCAGGCTAAGCAGAGAGCCTGGGTAGGGTGAGGGGGGAACAGACAGAATATCCCACCCAGTGTTATTGGTGCCTCACATGGGTATAGGTCAGGGTACAGCACAGGGAGGCTTCAAGGTAACTTTATCCACCAGAAGGTCCGGGTTATTCTTAGCTGGAGCCCTGCACACCAGCCGCTCTGGCAGGCCTTTTTTGGCGGTTGAAGGGGGTGTGTGTGAGATCAGTTGGCTGAATTGGGAGACCCTACTGGCAGGCCAGTTTAATCTGCCCACTAAACTGGAACAAATCAGGTGCTGAGGACGAGGAATGGACAACAACACAGGTGAAACTGAGCTTATTAAGTGTCactaaacaacagcagcaaaagtTATGTTCACAACACTCATGGCCTGGTATTCATGTGGGTGacttcatattttttattaagtttttcattgctcatcactttatttttgtgttgtcaCATTTGGTTATATGCAGCAGTTTCCAAAATTACAAACTACCTCACCAATGAACCAAAAAGAAAGGtctagcattagcatttatcCTGTGATCCTTTTAGCAACCTGCAACAGCTGAATTCCTATATTAGTCCTGTGAATATACATTCCTGAGACTGTTTACAAggtaaataagtaaaaaaatattgatataaGTAGAAAGAAATGATcacattttctctttaaaaCTTCAAAAAACAAGACTACAGCTAtgctagctgctctgtgagGTTGTGTTGTCACAGTGGTACTCTGAGCTAAATGCTaccattagcatgctaacatgctcgcAGTGACAATCTTAACTTGCTAATGCTAAGCAGCTACAATGTTAACCATCTtcagccctgtctcctagaaatcaAAATTTATATATAACTAATTTGGAACAGCATTTTGAGGGAAACATTATGTTGAGCAAACTAGCTTGCTATTGACATTATGAGGAAATGTTGCAAATTAACATCCCTGGCAAGTCACTGCTTAGCCtcccaagaggataagcagaTAAATGTaccttttgatgtttgaaagttacaaattaaaagttgaagatgaaaatCTGGAGTTgtctttttttactctttttgtGCATGCTTGTTAGTTCAcgcaaatggtttatttttggcaaaattTTAAGTGAGACATAGAATAAAGTGAATTTGataaaatatcactattttaaacTCAGATCTGGTTATGGGTTTTTACTGCCAGAGATGTTCGTCCCACATAATATGTTCGAGGACCGTCGGACATTTGAAAATCTAGTGGTaagttctgtttttacagtttctggctttgataaatgatgtaattatggtgatttttttaaagaagacatTACTTCCAAACTGGTTTGAAAGTAATGTTTTCTTAGCTTAATAGcaccaaacacaaagtacaggtGAATCTGATGGTTATGCAGAAACCAAAGTGACTGtaggacaaaagaaaaacaaccttATGATGGGGCTAAGTGGAGAGTTAAGGCAACTCAGAAGTTATTACGATTTATCCTGAGGGTGTTTAAATAGGCCCTATTTTACCAAATTTTcaagcctgttctcattccgaactcatcaaatactgcgctttgtcagtgatttcagcatcagatACTGACCTGAAAAGGCACCTCTCATGGCCCCTGGTGGCTTTTCATAAAGCCAGGAAAGGTGCGTCAGTTTATAGTGCCATCAGCTTGAAACACTGCCAGTATAAGGGGCATTCTACCGAATGTGTGCAAAGTTaggctggaaatattttgaaattttgtatgttttacttCTAAAACTTTGTCACTGTATATATTGTACCATATGTAAAGGTCACATATctagtaaaatgactgtaaatttttatattgtattttcagactgtattggaatgtttttcttctcccaaaatttgtcactaccgaaacatatagtattatattatacaaaaaatatatatcaacctgttatgcttgttccttcccttgtctaaagatttaattttttacaaattttgactgaagattttcacaattaaatctataaaaatttatattttaacaaatttcgaagttcaaattatagaattcttcaaaatctaaatgcaatCTTTCTTTGTAAACAAGTATACGTAATATAGGGGCTGGAAAGTCCCTGTGGGGTAGGTGGGAGGGGCGGTGCATGACGCTGGTTGCCTCCCATGtcaatgttgagccaaaccattatgtcttttctaaaccaaaccacttgcttttgttacCCAAggaaatacatgtaaaaataattaggTGTTTTACCtatgtaagtttattttgtatGAACCtgatgagcagaaactgtaaatATCCCATGAAAACCCAAATGTATTtagaaagacacaatgcatgtaacaagcatgaATTGATATAGTGTCCCAGATTgtcaacagatgcaggaggacaCCTCGCGTGTCATATGTAGACGttaaagtccactgacaaagtggcaataTTTGaagagttgggatgagaacacatTGGACAATCTAGGCAATAGCTATCGAGAAATGTCAGTTAAGGCCACAAATGTCAACCCTTCTGGTGGCGCTAGAGAAAAAGTCAGGGGAACGCCAAAGTTGttgggattcatcctctgaggagcaTGAATTTCTGGTCAGAATTTCACAGGAATTAATTCTATAGTTGTTTATATATCACAGTCAGAACAAAAGTGGTGGATGTGTTGTGTTACAGacaaaaatactttattaaaacatcttgaaaaacatttgtacattttatttagcaTGAGCTTATATTCAGATTTTTAATTTCACACGTTGCACAATACTCCAAAtaaaatctgctggaaacaaAACATCAGAGACATACATACACGCAGTTGTGTCttcaccacagactgtataaaagaagtggacataACCAACGTGATGTCAGTCATAAGCTTTTGGGCTACTGTTTCAAAGCATCGAGGTTGGCAGGAGCaagaagtgaccacatttggacGAGAGAGTTGAGCTGAGGAGGATTCATGTTGCTACAGCTCTATTCTGATTGACTGGTCTCCATGGTAGCAACTTGACAATCACAAGGaaccataatttacaaattGAACTTCATGCTGTATTGGAGTAGACTTGAACTTATTGATCTAGATCATAaactcattaggaaaatgtttacagaGATTATAAATCAAGCCAGAAGTCGGGTCATTTTCTCACGGACTTGTATATTATCAGACTTCTTCTTGCAACCAGTGCAGTCGCCTCCTGCTGGCCATTATAAAGAACccaggtttaaggcacttccacattggtcTCACTTTTTAGAGTCGGAGACAACATCCGCTTCTTTAATAGAGTCTGAGgtctttttacagtgtagtgGCAGCACTGGGGGTCACAGGCGTGATGATGAGGGTGAGCTCCAGAGGCACAGGAGGAGGAACGTATCTCTCCTCTCTGAGCAGCCGCAGTAACAAATCCTCAGTGTCCTGTGGCCAGCGGTAAATACGTGTGTTCTGAAGCCAACATGGGACGTGCTTCTGTAAAGAGTATGCATATACATGTtttaaaagagagaaagggTGGAAAAATGTGTAACTTAAAAACCTGAGGTTATTAAACAAAAATCCTTTCAGACCTGGGATGCGTTGAGGAAGAGAAGCGGTATAAATCTGAAATTCAAGCTGCCTTGCTGGATGAATTCACTCTGCATCTGGCAAAATAAGACGTTTAACATTTAAGCATTTTACCTGTAtgcaattcaattcaaatcatATCTCTTTTAAACAAATATGTTCTTACAATGGAGTGAATGTATTTAGTATGTAGACCATGGCTGTCCACTACAGATCCTTCAATGTCTGCCTTGTACTTTGGACTGATGGCGATGATAGTCAGGGTTGATGGCtgtcaaaaaaacagaaaacattttagacaCATTTACTGCCTGAAAAGTCAAatttaacacacaaaacaacacaaaacatccaATATAAAAGTACAAAGTCATGTTTAGTCTAATTTTGTCTTTTAAGTCATCACTGATTATCTGTTAATACCGCTTTTAAACATTTCATGTGACAGTGTAAGCAATGCAATTAAAATCTGATAAAAACAGGTTGATTAAACTTACATCTTTCAGGTAACTGTCCTTCCACTTGTTGATATCCATGCGTCTGATGGGGTTGTCAAATATGTCAATCTGtggaattaattaattaattaattaattaaccaatgagtgtttttgtttttattctaaatCTGGCTTTTCAGTGAAGAGGAAGGAGCTTACAGCTGGACGAAAACCTCGCTTCGTGAGGAAGTCTACAAACGGGACTATCTCTGAGGAAATGTCCGAAGAATAAGTTATAAAGACGTTtcctgaggaggagaggagaggagaggagaggagaggagaaagagatcAGAAAATCAAATTAATCTCAGAACTGATTCTTCTGTAGTTTTGTAGTTCCGAAAGAcctgtatgctgtaaagccatgCAATAGAAGAGCCCTGCAGACATATATCTTAGCTAAACTGAATATGATTTATagttaaaatattacatttttgttaagACTTTACTGCTTTGTTTGGAAGGTTTTGAAGAACACCTTATAATTTATGTAATCCaatacaacaccacaaactaGAGCCTCACAAATCACCATTAACTTGAATTAATACCTCTGAAACTCTCAACAACAACTCAGTAAGAAGTTGATCTGGATGTCAAgtggtttctgtttttctggTTTGGGAGTTTAAGgtgaaaaacatacttttatatGCACTGTTCAGTTTTAGGATTTTGCTTCCATAACATGTCTCTTTTCAGAGAAGTGGGAAGAAAACGTCAGCAATACACATTTAGGTGTATTTTAGTTCaaatttctgttctggaaatgtagCATAAAGCACATATTTAATTAGTGAATACCTCATTTGtgtatttaaacattaaaattttagaaaacacataatacaaaaaaacaattgtcTTACTGTAAATAATCAACGggggaagtttcatggtgatatctatCAGTTAAAATTTTTACCCTATTCATCTGTGGTGTCCTATAAATATATCTTTAAAGgccattttctcaaaatgagtttCAAACTCTGAGCCAAAAATTTCGATTTAATTTGCACTTACATACACCACACTTCTTAGTTTTATTACTATCTATATTATGAATGTTTTTGCACAGGGGTTTATTCATACATCATTCATAGCTtgatttaaataacattttaattcaaaaaatttggcaaaaatatattttatatggctgtttgacagtattttctgataTCAAAAATTCCCTCTGTAACACATGTGACTCCTAATAAGACAACACAATGAAACAAGAATTTTAAACCTGCTTTTATCCTGTGTTCggatttctgttctggaaatgaaTGCAAATCAGCACATATATTATTGgataatgcctcatttgcatatttaaagatataatTTCTGAAACcttgtaatacaaaaataaatgtcctACTGCAAGTTatcaactggggaagtttcatggtgataccTACTAATTTAAGTCtaaagtcttttttaaaatctttttcatTATTAAAGGGTAAATTGCGAGCTGAGCAAAAAAGCGGAtatcaaaacaccaaataaataTTCATTAAAATGTCCAGGTTGAAAGTCAGCTTTTCTtgaaataaaagtattaaataGGAAAggtatttttatgttaaaaatgcCTTGCAGTATTTCGTGCATCTCAGACCTAAACTGACTCACTTACAGGGCACTCCCAAAATATATGCCAGTGATTTGCATCCTGGCTTCTAAAGTCAAAAGTCTTAACCtatcattaataataattatctaTTACTGATTGGTGTTTGTCTCACTGCTTGTCTTACTCAGATATATTACGACAAGTCTTCCAACAGTGCAACTCAGAggctatttttaaaatgattattattttaaactaCTTTTGTCCtgtggaaacaacaacaacctaaCCCTTTAGTGGATACCTTATGTTAACCTCCTGCATAAACAACAGAGGTAACAATTatactgtgatttattttaccAAGCCCCTAAACACACCTGGCAGGTTTATAAAGTCAACACACAACCAACAACACACCCTGCTTCCTGCTGTTGTATCTTCATGCAAATAAGACCTGCTGTCACTTCTAATTCCCCCATGCAAATATTTCTTCACACTCCTGAAACATGAGCACCTTCCTTTAAATGGGAGGATTAAAGTGACTCACGGCACTCATCAGGCAGACTGATGGTCCGTCTTTTCTCCTGTGGATGTGACACGGACGCCTCTGCTCCTGTTGGGCCCAGGTTCATGACGCTGACCTGTGACACACCCTCCACGGGGGGGACGGAGAACTGAGGCACATTCACTGAGACACTTCCCTGTGCCACGCTGTCATTCAGAAGGTGATGATGACGTTGGAGCCTGAAGCAgtgagagaaaaataaacacaaggcTAATATGCAAAGTAGTCTCAGCTCCTGGTTTACTATATTTTCTCACAAACATTAACAGTGAGATGGGAGCAACTTTGTGCGTTTGTGTACTGCTGGTGCTGGGTGAGGTTACAAAGGGGTGCACCTGGCCTTCATTTCAACAGTCTTtatgtttttaccagttttggGAGTTATCCCAGGGACTTCTGAGCTGGCAGGGAGCAGAGTGGTGACATGGCTGAGGCGTGGCTGGGTATCTGTTGACTGGATTACGGTTGTACTGCTCTGCTCCTGCATAGTGGTAATACCTGACATCCATGGTGCGATGAAGGTCTGTGGATGGTTGAAGCACACGAGGAAGGCAGAAAATGCTTCAATAAGGAGGTTACAGCTCAGATACATACAGACTATACTGGTCAGCTAAATGAAAACTATGTTTTAACATAGCCCAATAGTTAAAAAATCAAGGGCTACTCATGGGCGGATTACAAGACAACAAGCCCACCACTTCCCTACTTAGGAGCaatacacacagactttgtggtgataCCATAtctatttgtagtcatttgtagtcattttgtgtctctttgtagctcctttgcatctttttgtggtcatttagagtctcttcctggtcggtatgtgttaatttgagtgacatgttGTGGGTGAAGGTcaggggcccctgacactttgggcccctgcgCCTGTGCCCTgaaggcccattcagtaatcaaTCCATATTGTTCCCAATGACAGAGGTGGAAAGTAGCTAGGCATTCACTCAACTTTAGGTTCTTTTACATGCGCACTTTCTGGTACTTCACTGTGGTTCAGAGTGAAATATTATACTTCTTACTTTAAAGATAACAGGTGCTTTACAGCAGAGCTGGGACAAAGTCGTTGTTTTGCAATGTCACAAGTACATCTCAGTTCTTTGCATTCAAGTCCTAAATCAagcctaaactttgagtttcgagtcccaaacatttacaaaacatttacatttacaaaatgtGCGAAAGCTGTTTGAAATGAATTCATGCTacgttcacatggaatcaggcaggCAGTAgacagctgactgacagcaccTTCTGAACGGTGTGGGAAAAAGAAATCAACTGTTCAGTAGAATGGTAGGatggtaaaacaaaacatgcatgaTGATATGTTGCAATAGTGATGCCGTATTGTTTACAAAGACTGGAATAAATgatataaattaaaatgatttgttgtttattatttcagttttgttctttgttctAATGTCAAGTAATTATCCAGATTACCTGTGATTTCCTTCTTGTGTGAAGGAGCTAAGATACACCATAAATCCTTCTACAGAGGACAGCAAAGAGTTAGAATATTTTAACTCTGAACGGCAGTACCGTCTACTGTTACTGCTGCAAGTATTCTCTGCCAGCCTCAGCTAATTTTACTGTCCTGCTCTCAACTAACATGAGTAACATGATATCCAGTTTGCCGTCTATCATCTGTGAGACTACATGTGAACACAGCTTAGGTTt includes:
- the LOC126400903 gene encoding E3 ubiquitin ligase TRAF3IP2-like, with product MEKSENVFSTNKSDSSLKLFSPDVTVNSLFYDNPHHHRVTPTCCTDADYFCQKTSWRVGHVYHEFMGQPMQHREPEDRGATPVRMNLHHRPRPAETREGDVRGESCCWDQCGSTDTARSDDVYNSQLQSDEEDLEPPLPLRSDDEWQHCRPSLPPQHYMHNYNLHRTMDVRYYHYAGAEQYNRNPVNRYPATPQPCHHSAPCQLRSPWDNSQNWLQRHHHLLNDSVAQGSVSVNVPQFSVPPVEGVSQVSVMNLGPTGAEASVSHPQEKRRTISLPDECRNVFITYSSDISSEIVPFVDFLTKRGFRPAIDIFDNPIRRMDINKWKDSYLKDPSTLTIIAISPKYKADIEGSVVDSHGLHTKYIHSIMQSEFIQQGSLNFRFIPLLFLNASQKHVPCWLQNTRIYRWPQDTEDLLLRLLREERYVPPPVPLELTLIITPVTPSAATTL